The Natronoarchaeum mannanilyticum nucleotide sequence TCACAGCCGAACGCCGCGACGACGAACTGCTGCGCGTCCACGCCGACGACCTCTCGCTGGACGGGTTCACGGTCGAGTACAGCGGTTCCTCGGAGTCGAAGCCCGACGTCGCCGTCTCCGAGTCGCTGATCGACGCCGCGATGGGCTACGTCGACGCCGCCGTCGAGCAGGCCCGCGAGGCCGTCGCCGAAGAACGCGGCGAGGACGTTTCCGAGGTCGGCTTCGACATCACGATCGAGAGCGACATCCCGCTGGGCGCCGGGCTCGGCTCCTCGGCGGCCGTCACGGTCGCCGGGATCGACGCCGCCACGCGCGAACTGGGAGTCGAGCTGTCGCCCGAGACCGTCGCCGATCGGGCGTTTCAGGCCGAGTACGAGGTTCAGTCGGGCGAGGCGTCCCGCGCGGACACGTTCTGCTCGGCGATGGGCGGGGCGGTCCGCGTCGAGGGCGACGACTGCCGGCGGATCGAGGCGCCGGACCTGCCGATCGTCGTCGGCTTCGACGGCGGCGCCGGGGACACCGGCGCGCTCGTCGCCGGCGTCCGACAGCTCCGCGAGGAGTACGACTTCGCCGCCGACACGATCGAGGCGATCGGCGACATCGTCCGCGAGGGCGAGCAGGCGCTGGCCGAGGGCGATATCGCGGAGCTGGGCCGGCTGATGGACTTCAACCACGGGCTGCTGGAGGCGCTGGGCGTCTCCTCGCGCTCGCTCGATCGGATGGTCTGGGCCGCCCGCGACGCCGGCGCCGAGGGCGCGAAGCTGACCGGCGCGGGCGGCGGCGGCTGCGTCGTCGCGCTCGACGAGACCGACGAGACGAGTACCGCGCTCCGGTTCACGCCGGGCTGCGAAGAAGCGTTCCGCGCCGAACTCGACCGCGACGGCGTGCGCGTCGAGCAGCCTCCGAGCGACGACCGCATGGAGGGCGCCTGAAATGACGACCGTCCTCAAGCTGGGCGGCAGCGTCGTCACCGAGAAGGACCGCGACGAGACGGTCGACGGCCCGGAGCTCGACCGGGCGGCGTCGGCCGTCGCGGCGGCTCGCTCGGGCGGAGGCGGCGACGGTAGCGGCGGGACCGGCGACGCCGTCGACGACCTCGTGATCGTCCACGGCGGCGGCAGCTTCGGCCACCCGAACGCAGCGGGATGGGGCGTCACAACCGAGGAGGGAACCCGCGACGCCGACGGCGTGCTGGCGATCCACGGCGCGATGACGACGCTGAACAAGTTCGTCCTCCGGCGCCTGCGCGACGAGGGCGTCCCCGCGGTGCCGGTCCATCCCCTCTCTGCCGCGCACCGGGACGCCGACGCCGACCTCACGCTGCCCACCGGACAGGTTCGGACGTTGCTCGACGAAGGGTTCGTGCCCGTGCTTCACGGCGACGTGATCGCGCACGCGGGCGAGGGCGTCACCGTGCTGAGCGGCGACGAGATCGTCGCGGAACTCGCCGGACAGCTGGACGCCGAGCGCGTCGGCGTCTGCTCGACGGTGCCGGGCGTGCTCGACGCGGATGACGAGGATAGCGTCGACGAGGCGTCCGTCATCGCCGAAATATCGTCCTTCGACGACGTCGCGGACGTGCTCGGCGGCAGCGACGCGACGGACGTCTCGGGCGGCATGGCCGGGAAAGTTCGCGAACTGCTCGCGCTCGACGTTCCGGCCTCGATCTTCGACCTCGACGCGCTCTCGGCGTTTCTCGCGGGCGAGCGCCCGGGGACGACGATTCGCGGCGACGAGAAGTAGCGAGGCGACCGCCGTTCAGGGTTTGTCGCTCTCGTCGGGAATGTACGGTGAAAGAGCGTCCGGCGCGACGTCCGCGACTACCGGCGCGAGGTCGGGGAGTCGCCTGCGCACCGCGGCGTAGACGGCCGAAATCGCGAGCAAGACGAGGACGAACAGCTCGAAGCGGCCCTCCAGCAAGAACCACAGCGGGACGCCGATGCCCAGTCCGAGCACGAAGTCCTCGGGCGCGCCGTCGTACCGGATCCAGCGCCGCGGCGGGAGCCAGCGTCCCCGGTAGTGGTCGTACACGGCGCGCTCGGAGGTTCCCCTCCAGGGCCGCAGTTCCAGGCCGCCGCCGAGGGCGTCCATGCAGCAGTGGACCGCGGCGGCGACCACCGCGAGCGCGAGCGCGACCGTCGCCGGCGTCGTGACGATGGCTGCGAGGGCGACCGCGGGGATCGACAGGGCGGCGAAGTACACCGGGAAGTGGAGCGTCCGACGGTGGGCGGTGTACATGTCTGCGTCGGGGAACCCGCCGCCGAGGGCCCCGCCGACCAGCGCCGCCGTGCCGAGGTCGGGTGCGGCGACGACGATCGGCGTCGCCAGCGCCAGCCCGATCAGCACGTGGGTGGTCAGCATCATATACCCGAGGAAGGGCGTCCGATCCATTAAGCGCGTCGTCCGCGTCGGCGTCCGGCTCGGATGCCACGCCTTTTTAAACCATGAGCGCATAGTGTCTCCCAACACGACCCGCGGGTAGTGGCGTGCGTCCTCGAGACGCGCGCTGCGGGCGGGTGCGCGGCCGACGTGCTGCAAGACGCCGGGGTCACGTTCCCGTTATTCGTGGGTGTTTCCGTGAGCGCATCGCCACCGCAACGTGGCTTTGAATGCTCGGATCAACTATGGAAGTCGAAATAGCAACGATAGGCGGTTACGAGGAGGTCGGACGGCAGATGACGGCGGTACGAGCTGGCGAGGACGTCGTCATCTTCGACATGGGTCTGAACCTCTCGAAGGTTCTGATCCACGACAACGTCGAGACCGAACGGATGCACAGCCTCGACCTGATCGACATGGGCGCCATCCCGGACGATCGGGTGATGAGCGACCTCGAGGGCGACGTGAAGGCCATCGTGCCGACGCACGGTCACCTCGACCACATCGGCGCCATCAGCAAGCTCGCCCACCGGTACAACGCGCCGGTCGTGGCGTCGCCGTTCACGATCGAGCTGGTCAAACAGCAGATCGAGGGCGAGCAGAAGTTCGGCGTCGAGAACGACCTCGTGAAGATGGAAGCCGGCGAGAAGATGAGCATCGGCGACACCGGCAACGTCGAGCTCGAGTTCGTGAACGTCACGCACTCGATCATCGACGCGATCAATCCCGTCCTTCACACACCCGAGGGTGCTGTCGTCTACGGGCTGGACAAGCGCATGGACCACACGCCGGTCATCGGCGACCCGATCGACATGGAGCGGTTCCGCGAGATCGGCCGCGAGGGTGAGGGCGTGCTGTGTTACATCGAGGACTGCACGAACGCCAACAAGAAGGGCCGCACGCCCAGCGAGAACGTCGCCCGCGAGCACCTGCGCGACGTGATGCACAGCATCGAGGACTACGACGGCGGCATCGTCGCGACGACGTTCTCCAGCCACATCGCGCGCGTCTCCAGCCTCGTCGAGTTCGCCAAGGACATCGGGCGCCAGCCCGTCCTGCTCGGCCGGTCGATGGAGAAGTACTCCGGCACCGCCGAGCGACTGAACTTCGTCGACTTCCCCGAGGATCTCGGGATGTTCGGCCACCGCAAGTCCGTCGATCGGACGTTCAAGCGGATCATGAACGAGGGCAAGGAGAACTACCTGCCGATCGTCACCGGCCACCAGGGCGAGCCCCGCGCGATGCTCACCCGAATGGGTCGCGGCGACACGCCGTACGAACTCGACGACGGCGACAAGGTCATCTTCTCGGCGCGAGTGATCCCGGAGCCGACCAACGAGGGGCAGCGCTACCAGTCCGAGAAACTGCTGGGCATGCAGGGCGCCCGCATCTACGACGACATCCACGTCTCGGGCCACCTCCGACAGGAGGGTCACTACGAGATGCTCGACGCGCTCCAGCCCCAGCACGTCATCCCCGCCCACCAGGACATGAAGGGCTACTCCAGCTACGTCGATCTCGCCGAGAGCGAGGGGTACAAGCTCGGGCGGGATCTCCACGTCACCCGGAACGGCAACATGATCCAGCTGGTCGAGTGATATGACTGGATCCGAGGCGCGAGAGGAACGGGTGCTGGAGGCCGTCGGACAGCGGCGGGAACTCGTAAACGACGCCATCCCCGAGGAACTCCCGATCACCGACCCCGAGCGGCTCTACGAGGCCTCACGGTACCTGCTGGACGCGGGCGGCAAGCGTCTCCGCCCCACCGTGCTGTTGTTGGTCGCGGAAGCGCTCGCCGACGTCGAACCGCTCTCAGCGGACTACCGGTCGTTCCCGTCGCTGAACGGCTCCGACGTCGACGTGATGGCGGCGGCGGTCAGCGTCGAGACCATCCAGTCGTTCACGCTGATCCACGACGACATCATGGACGACGACGACCTTCGGCGGGGCGTCCCCGCGGTCCACCGAGAGTACGATCTCGAGACGGCGATCCTCGCCGGCGACACGCTCTACTCGAAGGCGTTCGAGATCATGCTCGATACCGACGCCCAGGCCGACCGGACGGTCCGGGCTCTCGACGTGCTGGCGACGACCTGCACGAACATCTGCGAGGGCCAGGCGCTGGACGTCGAGTTCGAGACGAGCTCGGACGTGCTCACGGAGGACTACCTCGAGATGATCGAACAGAAGACCGCCGTCCTGTACGGAGCGTCGTCCAGCGTCCCGGCGCTGCTGCTTGGCGCCGACGACGAGACCGTCGAGCAGCTGTACGGGTACGGCATCGACGTGGGCCGCGCGTTCCAGATCCAGGACGACGTGCTGGATCTCACCGTCCCCAGCGAGAAGCTGGGCAAACAACGCGGTAGCGACCTCGTCGAGGGCAAGCAGACGCTGCTGACGCTCCACGCCCGAGAGCAGGGCGTCGACGTCGACTCGCTGGTCGACGCCGAGAGCGTCGAGGCCGTCACCGAAGCCGAGATCGACGAGGCGGTCGCCGAGCTCGAGGCCGCGGGCAGCATCGACTACGCCCGCGACACGGCGGCGGAACTCGTCGAGTCCGGAAAGGAGCGGCTGGAAGTGCTCCCCGACAACGAAGCGAGACACCTGCTCGAACAGCTGGCCGACTACCTGATCGAGCGCGGCTACTGACGCCAGATCACTTTTTGCTTCGCCGGCTCCCGGCGCGTAGCTCCGCCGAGTCGCAGTACGGGCAGTTGGGATCTTCGACCGAGGGCGCGTACGCAAACGCTCTCCCGCAGTCCGCACACTCGAAACGCCGACCGCCGTCGTGCCCGCCGACGGCATCGCGAAGCTGATCGAACAGCCCCATGTGCGAGTGACCGACAGGCTCGTCCTTAACTATTGCCAACAGTTAGCATACAATTCGAAAGGCCGCCACGATCGTGAGGCTGGAACACTCCTCAGTACCCATAATACCGCGTATTCAGGGGGTTTGCGGCCTATTTGCGACATCTCTCCGACCGGCAGACTCCCGACGATTCTATATATCATCATGGGATTTACGAGTCTCGCATCGCCCATGCAAGAAATGTAATATTTCCATCCATTTGTCGGGACGAATCCGAGATCGGCGCCGATAGCGCCTCTCCAGCGGACAACCGTCTGGCGAGGCAGTGCCGTGGCGTCCGCGGGAAGCGGATGCTGCGATTGATACAGCGGCGACTCGTTCAGGACAGCAGCGCGTAGACGTTCGACTCGTAGGTTTCGCGGACCCTATCGCCCCAGTCGTGGGTGTACGTGTCGATGACGTCCTCGGCGACGTCGCCGCGCAGGTACTTGACGATCCCCCGATCCCCCGTCTCGCTCCGGAGGTGCGTGGTGAAGAAGTGCCGAAAGTAGTGGGGAGTGACGTTCTCGGCTGCGCCGCCGCCGGTTCGATACCACCCCTGATCCGCAGCGTGGTCGGTGACGATCCGATGGACGGCGTCGATGGAGAGCCGCTGGCCCCAGCCGTCTCGCGTCCCGACGAACAACGGCTCGGCGTCCGACACGGCGTCGGGACGAACCGCAAGCCACCGGACCAACACCCGGGACAACTCGTCGTCGACCGGAATCACGGTGTCGCGCTTTCGCTTGTTGGATTCGGTCCGCCGCTCGCCGTTGACCTCGACGCCCTGTCGCGGTTCCGCGGAGACGTACAGCGAATCCGGTCGCCCGGAAACCGACGGTCTGATCGACTGTCTGGCCCCGCCCGGCTCGTCGGACAGGTACAGATCGCGAACGTCGAGATTACACAGCTCGCCGGCTCGCATACCGGTTTTCAACAACGTGACGATCACCGCACGATCCAGGGGATGGCGAATATCGGCGACGAACGACCGCATCTCCGCCACGGAGAGTTCCCTGCGCGCCGGGTCGGTGTCGATCGACTCGTCCATCTGCTCGACGACGATCGTCATCGGGTTCGAATCGAACGCGTCGACCTGGGTCATGTACCCGTAGAATCGGTGGAGATACGACGCGTACGTCGCGATCGTGCTGTCGGCCAGCTCGCCGCGCTTCGCGTGGATCCACTCCATACAGTCCCTGTGGGTCGCTTCGCGGACGGTCACGCCGCTCGACGACCGAGTCGTGCCGTCAGCAAGGAACGCCTCGAACTCCCGCAGAACGCGCTCGTAGGCCTCCTGCGTCCGTTCGGTCTTTCCGTGATACCCCACGTCCTGGACGAAGTACGCGATCGGATCGTCAACGTCGCCGGCGCCGCTCCGTGCCTCGCTCATGACTGAACGGTGTACCCTCCTTCGCGACCGCTGTAGCGGATGGCGTTTTCGTCCTGGAGCTCCTGGACGGCCTCGTCGAGCTGGCGCTCGATGTCGTCGGTCACCGCCTCGACGAGCTCGTCCCACGAGAGCACGCCATCTCGATCGAGCACCTCGAGGACGCGGTCGGTCAGGTCGTCGCCACTGTTGTCCGATCCCGTCTGAGAGGACCCCGTTTCACCGCTCTCAACCCCTGGGGTAGCGCCTCCAGAACGGGGCTCCATTTCTCCCCGATCCTGTTCTTTGACTGATTCTTCCTGCTCTCTCGGTGCCGAGAACTCACCCGTTTCACCAGTCGCCTCCGGCGGGGAGAAGTCGCTGCGTCCGGCCTGGACCATCGTCCGGACGAACTCGCTTTGACTCATCCCGAGCTCGTCGGCGTGGTCGGCCCACAGACGTTTTTGGTACGTCGGGACGTACGTCTTCACGGCCGTCCGGGACGTGTCCGCGTCTCGTTCGGTCGTCACGCGACGACCGATGAACGCTGTTACCTTCAATGTTTCCATTACTCAGGATAAAGTATCTTATTCTGTCTATTGGTGCCGCGTAGTTGGGGTTATTTTGACAAACTAGCCCCGTAAATCCCCAAAGTGGTGCTACATAACCAGATAAAATCTTGCTTGTTATTCACTATCGTTATCTGGCTATCTCCTCGAAACGTGATCGGCACCTCTTTTCGAGGTGGCCGTCGCACTACCTCGTACGCTGGATCGGGAGGAACGAGAACGTCGATTGATCGACGCTGCCGGGCTGTCTGATATATCTTAGAACATTGCGCTTCCTGTCCCGAGCCCCCGGTGGTGCTCTCACGACAACCAGTGCTCGTCGACGGGATATCAGCGTCGTAGCGTTGCGGATCAGTCTGACAAACTGGTCGCCCTCGGCGCACGGACAAGTGATTTCCGTCGGAAGCGGCGTGACGTGGGTGCGAGGAGATCCGCGCGTCGCTAGTGCGATTTCGGTCTCCCGTCGTCAGTTGCCCAACCGTTCGACCCGGGTCCGTGCAGCGTCTCGTTCCCCGTCGGCGTCAGCAGTTTACTGCTCTTCTTCGTACTTTCGAGCGTTCCGGACTCGGCGGGGTCCGAACCGAAGCAACGAAATCGGCGGCTACTGGCACCACGTCGCTGCCAGTGAGTAGTAAAACTCGTAGATTCCGGCCCGGGCCCGTTACTCGAAAGGCGGTGTTCAGTGCTTCCCTGTATCGTCCTTTGTCGGGCCTCAACTCTGGTTTTCCAAGAGTCAGCTACGTTTTCTTCTTATGTTATACGATAACATATGACACGATACGGCGCCGCGTATCCAACTTCTATATCGCATATCGCTATAGCTAACTGCGTTCCATCTCTGCAGATTCGCCAACCTCACGCGCGCGCGAAGACGAACCGACCCGCCGAGGCGTCCCGATCGGCTATTCGTCGTCCGAGGGCGAAAAGACGTTCCCCGGAACGTTGGTCTGCCCGTTTTTCTCTCCGAACCCCGCACTGAGAACGCGCGTCAGAGCGTCCTCCACGGACTCGTCGAGCTCGATGACGTCTTCCTCGTCGACTTCGACGACGATCCCGCTAGTCACGTTCGGGGACGTCGGAATGAATATCACGGGGTTCCCCTCGTCGGACTCGTGGCCCGTATCGAAGCCCGTCACCCGGAGGTCGCCCCACGGCTTGAGTTTGACGGGGCGTTTCAGCCCGTCGGTGTCCGCGACGACGGTTTCGATCGCCATCTTCGAGGCGTTGTACACGACCCGGATCCCTGGGACGCGGTTCATCAGGGCGTCCAGGCGCATCGCCAGCACCGTCCCCAGCGCGGTCCGCATCAGGTATCCGATGCCGAACACCCAGGTCACGAACAGGGCGATGCTGAGTACGACGCCGACCGCAGGCGGCTGAATTCCCTCGACCAGCGGGAGCGCCGCCAGCTTCGTGTAGAGCCATCGAAGGGCGAAGACGCTGACGAGGATCGGCAGCAGGATGACGAGCCCGCTCCCCAGATTCCGTTTCAGCCAGTCCATAGCTACGTCTAATCGCACGACCACATTAGCGTTCTCGTCGAGTTACGAGAGGCGCCCCGCGACGTCGGCTTCGGTGATGATCCCGACCGTCTCGCCCCGATCGGTCACCATCACGGCCTTGTAGTGTTCGAGCAGGCTCGTGATTTCGTCGAGCGTCGTGTCCTCCGAGACCGTCGGGAAGCTCTCGCTCATGAACTCCCGGACAGGTTCGGCGCGGTCGTCCTCGTCGGCGTGGACCAGATCGCTCTGGCTGATGCTGCCGACGGGGATACCGTCCTGGAGGACGGGGAGCTGGGAGTACGCCTCCTCCTCCATCCGGTGGACGGCGACGCTGAGATCGTCGTCCGGAGACACGCGGATCACGTCCTCGTGCATTAGGTCTTCCGCGCGCACGATCCCGGTTTCGGCTTCCGCCAGCGCGTTGACGATCCGCCGGAGCGTCGAGAGTCGCGGATCGACGTCGCCGCCCTCGATCCGGGCGATCAGCGGCTGGGAGACGTCGGCCCGCTCGGCGAGTTCGCTCTGGGTCAGCCCGAGTTCGTTCCGGCGCTCGCGCAGGTCGGCCGGCGTCGGCAGTTCCATACCCGGAATTACTTTGGGTTATATTAAAAAGCTTGGGTCGCGGTAGCGGAACGCACGAAAGCGATCCCGCACTCGCTTCGGTCGTCGTGATGTCGCGGAACGGAGTTCCGCGAGCCCTGACTCGGCTTCGCCTCGTCAGGACGCCGATTCGAGTTCCTCGTCGTCCTCGTACTCGATCGTCTCGACGACCGACAGCGGGACGTCCCGCAGCGCGCCGCCGACTTCGCTCTTGGCGATGCGCTGGGCGTGTTCCTCGCTGTCGGCGTTGAACACCTTCATCTCCAGGACGAGTCCGACCAGCGCGGTGTCGGCCGCGACGAAGGCGGAGTCGAAGGGTTCTCCGCAGGCGGGACAGCCCGTCGCGCCGACCTCTACCTCGACGTAGTCCATGCTCTCTTCGTTCAGGCGCTTGCCGGCTTCGCTGACCGCGACGCCGATCGCGTCGTCGATCTCGGCGACGTCGCGCACCAACCATGCCGCTTCCATCGCAACGAGGTAGTTGCTCATACGTACTGTTCCGCGCCGGGGGTCCTCTTGCTTTGTGGTTCGCGCGCGTCACGTTTCAGATGCGCACGGCATCCTGAGTATCCGCATAAGTTATGGCGAAGCCGCCGTTCAGCGAGTGCGTGCCTACCCGTGGACGGGCGTGAACGCGAGTGGAGATGGGCACAATGCAAGCTCGCTTGAACCGCAAGCGGGCGTCGACCTCGAACGCGCGACATCGACCGTTATGTTAGATATATTCAGGTATTCTTTTATACGGTGGTCCGTTGCTCCAGAGCGAAGCAAGATGATCGCACGGGTGTACCGATCCAGCGTGTTTGCCCTGTACCAGCTGACAATCGCAGTCGGCATCCTCGTGATGCCGCTCGCGCTCGCGGCCCAGCGGACCGCCGGCCGCGCGCCGCCGATCCACCGGATCGTCGAGCGCCTCGAGAGCGCCTACGAGGGAGCGAAACCGTAATCGGGTACGCCCGGAAAAAGTCGGGATTATCCGGTCGTTCGACGCCGCCGCTCGGGAGCCTGCGGCCCGCTCGCAGCGATTCGGCGACGCCGTCCGGAACGCCGGCCATTTATATGCGCGCGACGTGTAGACGCGGGCAATGCGAACCCCGATGCACGACAACGAGTTCTCGCGAAACCGCGACCGGCTGTCGGGTGCCGACGACGATCCGCTGGGCCCCTCCATCGGCTCGCTGCCCGAGCCCGAGTTCTCCGAGGACGAACTGGAAAACGTGAACAAGACCGGGACGACGACGGTCGGCCTGACGACCGACGACGGCGTCGTCGTCGCGACGGACATGCGCGCCAGCCTCGGCGGACGGTTCGTCTCCAGCAAGGACGTCCAGAAGGTCGAGCAAATTCACCCCAGCGCCGTCCTCACGCTGGTCGGCTCGGTCGGCGGCGCCCAGTCCTTCATCAAGTATCTCCGCGTCGAGTCGAATCTCTACGAAACGCGCCGCGGCGAGCAGATGAGCATGCAGGCGCTGTCCTCGCTGGCGGGTAACTTCGCCCGCGGCGGCCCGTTCTTCGCGATCCATCCGATCCTCGCCGGCGTCGACGACGAGGGGAGCCACGTCTACAGCATCGACCCCGCGGGCGGCGTCGTCCGCGACGACTACACCGTCACCGGCAGCGGGATGCAGGTCGCCTACGGTACTCTCGAACAGTACTACGAGGAAGGTCTCTCGAACGAGGAAGCCAAGGAAGTCGCGGCGCGCTCCGTCAAGAGCGCCGTCGAGCGCGACACCGGCAGCGGCAACGGCGTGTTCCTCGCCGAAGTGACCGACGAAGAGGTCACGATTCAGGGCCACAAGGACTTCGACGACGTGCTGTAGCGCGGTTTCGGATCTTCTCTCCTCTCGGTGCTCGACCGCTGTAGCTGCGGCTGTCGGCGCCGTACTCGCGAGTTTCGGCGTCGCCGAGCCGAACGTCGGCGTCGCCAGACTGAACATCGGCATCGACCAGTCGAACGTCGGCGTCCCACGCTGAACGTCGGTCCCCGGCCACACTTTTTGTACGAACGGGCCGAAGCCCGCTCCATGACCACGATCAAGGACAGCGTCCACGACCACATCGCGGTCGAGGGCGTCGCGGCGGCGCTGCTCGACACCGCCGCGGTCCAGCGGCTCCGCCGGATCTCACAGTTAGGAACGGTGTCGCTGGCCTATCCCTCCGCCAACCACACGCGCTTCGAGCACAGCCTCGGCGTCTACCACCTCGCCTGCGAGGCTCTGGAGCACCTCGGCGTCCACGGGCGACAGGCCGAGCGCGTCAAGGCCGCCGCGCTGTTGCACGACGTGGGCCACAGCCCCTTCAGCCACAACGTCGAGGCGCTGCTGTACCGCCACACCGGGAAGTACCACGACGACGTCGAGGAGCTGCTGGCGTCGAACCCCGTCGGCGACGTCCTGCGCTCGCACGACCTCGATCCCGGGGCGGTCGCGGGGCTGATCGCCGGCGACGGCCAGTACGGCCAGCTCGTCTCGGGCGAACTCGACGTCGACCGGATGGACTACCTCGTGCGGGACGCCCACCACACCGGCGTCCCCTACGGGACGATCGACCACGAGCGGCTCGTCCGGGAGCTGACGTTCCTCGACGGCGAACTCGTGCTCGCGGAGGGCAACGTCCAGACGGCCGAGAGCCTGCTGGTCGCGCGCGCGCTGATGAACCCGACGGTGTACAGCCATCCGGTCGCCCGGATCGGCAAGTCGATGCTCCGCCGGGCGACCGAGCGGCTGATCGAGGACGGCGTGGCGACGCCCGAGACGATCCGGCGGATGGACGACTACGATCTGATCGCCGCCCTGCGCTCCGCCGAGTCGACCGAGTCCTACGCCCGCGCGCTCGACGAGCGCGATCTGTTCAAGCGGGCCGTCTGGGCCGAAATCGACGACGTTCCCGACTCCCTGCTCGATACGGATCACGAGCGCGTGCGCGAGCTCGAAGCCGAGATCGCGGATCGGGCGGGCGTGGCGCCCGAGCACGTCGTCATCGACGTCCCCTCGAAGCCCTCGATGACTGAATCGACGTCCCGGGTCGTCGTCAACGGCGAAATCAGGCGACTGGGCCAGCAGTCCCCGCTCGTCGACGCGCTCCGTGCCGCCCAGCGGTCGCAGTGGCGCTTCGGCGTCTACGCGCCCGAGGCGGTCACCGACGGCGTCGGCGGCGCCGCGGCGTCAGTCCTCGGGCTGGAGGCCGACGGCGGGCTGGTCACCGAGGTGCGGCGGGGCCACTACGCGACGCTCGACGAGTTCGAGCCCGACAAGTAGCGCCGGGGGGCGCTCTCAGGACCGTGCGCGCGTACGCGAAGGGTAAACGGAATGGTGCGGAAGCGCGTCCATCCCCCTATGGAACTGGAAGGAACTATTCTGCGCGGACGATCGTTCGACCCCGTCGAGGGTCGGGTCGTGATCGAGGACGGGGAAATCGCAGCCGTCGAGGAGACGAGCACGAACAGCGACGACGTGATCCTGCCGGCGTTCGTCAACGCTCACACGCACCTGGGCGACTCGATCGCCAAGGAGGCCGGCGGCGGACTGACGCTCGAAGAGCTCGTCGCCCCGCCGGACGGGCTGAAACACCGGCTTCTCAGGGCGGCCTCGCGCGAAGAACTCGTCGACGGGATGCGTCGATCGCTGCAGTTCATGCGCTCGACCGGCACGGGAACCTGCATCGAGTTCCGCGAGGGCGGCGTCGAAGGCGTCGAACAGCTGCGGGACGCCGCCGACGGGATCGACGTCGAGCCGGTGATCCTCGGTCGGGAGACCACCGACGCCATGGAGGCGAGCGACGGCTTCGGTGCGAGCGGCGCGAACGACGCCGACTTCGATCGCGAGCGCCGAGCCACCCGCGAGGCCGGCAAGCTCTTCGGCATCCACGCCGGCGAGGTCGACAGCTCGGACGTCGACCCGGCGCTCGATCTCGATCCGGACTTTCTGGTCCACATGGTTCACCCCGAGCCCCACCAGCTCGACCGGATCGACGACAGCGAGGTGCCGATCGTCCTCTGCCCGCGCTCGAACGTCGTGACCGACGTGGGACTGGCGCCCGTAGCGGAACTGGCCGATCGGACGACGCTGGCGCTCGGGACGGACAACGTGATGACAAACAGCCCGTCGATGTTCCGGGAGATGGCCTTCGCCGCGAAGCTGTTCGACCTCTCGGCTCGCGAGGTGCTTCGGATGGCGACGATCAACGGCGCCGAGATCGCGGGGCTGGATCGCGGCGTCGTCGCCGAGGGGCGGGAGGCCAAACTGCAGGTGCTCGACGGCGACTCCGACAACCTCGCCGGTGCGCAGGATATCGTGCGAGCCGTGGTTCGACGGGCGGGCCAGGCCGATG carries:
- the psmB gene encoding archaeal proteasome endopeptidase complex subunit beta, producing MRTPMHDNEFSRNRDRLSGADDDPLGPSIGSLPEPEFSEDELENVNKTGTTTVGLTTDDGVVVATDMRASLGGRFVSSKDVQKVEQIHPSAVLTLVGSVGGAQSFIKYLRVESNLYETRRGEQMSMQALSSLAGNFARGGPFFAIHPILAGVDDEGSHVYSIDPAGGVVRDDYTVTGSGMQVAYGTLEQYYEEGLSNEEAKEVAARSVKSAVERDTGSGNGVFLAEVTDEEVTIQGHKDFDDVL
- a CDS encoding amidohydrolase family protein: MELEGTILRGRSFDPVEGRVVIEDGEIAAVEETSTNSDDVILPAFVNAHTHLGDSIAKEAGGGLTLEELVAPPDGLKHRLLRAASREELVDGMRRSLQFMRSTGTGTCIEFREGGVEGVEQLRDAADGIDVEPVILGRETTDAMEASDGFGASGANDADFDRERRATREAGKLFGIHAGEVDSSDVDPALDLDPDFLVHMVHPEPHQLDRIDDSEVPIVLCPRSNVVTDVGLAPVAELADRTTLALGTDNVMTNSPSMFREMAFAAKLFDLSAREVLRMATINGAEIAGLDRGVVAEGREAKLQVLDGDSDNLAGAQDIVRAVVRRAGQADVNQIVL
- a CDS encoding HD domain-containing protein, which translates into the protein MTTIKDSVHDHIAVEGVAAALLDTAAVQRLRRISQLGTVSLAYPSANHTRFEHSLGVYHLACEALEHLGVHGRQAERVKAAALLHDVGHSPFSHNVEALLYRHTGKYHDDVEELLASNPVGDVLRSHDLDPGAVAGLIAGDGQYGQLVSGELDVDRMDYLVRDAHHTGVPYGTIDHERLVRELTFLDGELVLAEGNVQTAESLLVARALMNPTVYSHPVARIGKSMLRRATERLIEDGVATPETIRRMDDYDLIAALRSAESTESYARALDERDLFKRAVWAEIDDVPDSLLDTDHERVRELEAEIADRAGVAPEHVVIDVPSKPSMTESTSRVVVNGEIRRLGQQSPLVDALRAAQRSQWRFGVYAPEAVTDGVGGAAASVLGLEADGGLVTEVRRGHYATLDEFEPDK
- a CDS encoding DUF555 domain-containing protein; its protein translation is MSNYLVAMEAAWLVRDVAEIDDAIGVAVSEAGKRLNEESMDYVEVEVGATGCPACGEPFDSAFVAADTALVGLVLEMKVFNADSEEHAQRIAKSEVGGALRDVPLSVVETIEYEDDEELESAS
- a CDS encoding CBS domain-containing protein, with amino-acid sequence MELPTPADLRERRNELGLTQSELAERADVSQPLIARIEGGDVDPRLSTLRRIVNALAEAETGIVRAEDLMHEDVIRVSPDDDLSVAVHRMEEEAYSQLPVLQDGIPVGSISQSDLVHADEDDRAEPVREFMSESFPTVSEDTTLDEITSLLEHYKAVMVTDRGETVGIITEADVAGRLS
- a CDS encoding DUF502 domain-containing protein — protein: MDWLKRNLGSGLVILLPILVSVFALRWLYTKLAALPLVEGIQPPAVGVVLSIALFVTWVFGIGYLMRTALGTVLAMRLDALMNRVPGIRVVYNASKMAIETVVADTDGLKRPVKLKPWGDLRVTGFDTGHESDEGNPVIFIPTSPNVTSGIVVEVDEEDVIELDESVEDALTRVLSAGFGEKNGQTNVPGNVFSPSDDE